A section of the Marmota flaviventris isolate mMarFla1 chromosome 19, mMarFla1.hap1, whole genome shotgun sequence genome encodes:
- the LOC139702960 gene encoding speedy protein E4-like: MRKSFEEQGDGTMRKRESSTESEDELEDLESELYHPWDVESLCGLKMKLKKRRVNSVQPEHHEVFKRLLEDPVVKKFLAWDKNLRVSDKYLLSMVIAYFSRAGLFSWQYQRIHFFLALYLANDMEEDNQAPKQEIFRFLYGKSYAQRPLFHKLRYQFICSMDWNTRVSKEECEEIQAYDPELWVWGRDRTLIA, from the exons ATGAGAAAGAGTTTTGAGGAACAGGGAGATGGGACAATG agaaagagagagtcctCCACTGAATCTGAGGATGAGCTGGAGGATCTGGAAAGTGAGCTATATCACCCCTGGGATGTGGAGTCACTGTGTGGCctcaaaatgaaactcaaaaaacGGCGCGTGAACTCGGTGCAACCAGAACACCATGAGGTTTTCAAGAGGCTTCTAG AAGATCCTGTTGTCAAAAAATTCCTGGCCTGGGACAAGAATCTGAGAGTGTCTGACAAG TACCTCCTGTCTATGGTCATAGCTTATTTTAGCCGGGCTGGCCTCTTCTCCTGGCAGTACCAACGAATCCACTTCTTTCTGGCCCT CTACCTGGCCAATGACATGGAGGAGGACAACCAGGCTCCTAAACAAGAAATCTTTCGTTTCCTCTATGGGAAGAGCTACGCCCAGCGTCCCCTGTTCCACAAACTGCGATATCAGTTCATCTGCTCCATGGACTGGAACACTCGGGTTTCCAAGGAGGAGTGTGAGGAG ATTCAAGCTTATGATCCGGAGCTCTGGGTGTGGGGCCGAGATCGCACCctcattgcctag